A window of Ruania suaedae contains these coding sequences:
- a CDS encoding carbohydrate ABC transporter permease, translating into MTTTEQSTPTAVSRSRPFAWRELVFHLVVAAILIVILYPVVWMVLSTFKPSEQIVGNAQLLPSEITLSNYLEAFEGIAGVPFWKFFQNSTILAVLSVVGTVASAAVSAYAFARIEFPGRRVFFAIMIATLLLPFHVVIIPQYIVFNTLGMVNTFIPLVVGKFLATEAFFVFLMVQFLRGLPRELDEAARIDGAGHMRIFVSIMMPLLKPAVVTSAIFAFIWSWNDFFGPLLYLKDPQLFTLPVALRLFVDQQTGQNYGAQMAMAVLALIPVFIFFLIFQRYLVDGVATQGLKG; encoded by the coding sequence ATGACGACAACCGAGCAGAGCACTCCCACAGCGGTCAGCCGTTCCCGTCCCTTCGCTTGGCGCGAGCTGGTCTTCCACCTCGTGGTCGCGGCGATCCTGATCGTGATCCTGTACCCGGTGGTGTGGATGGTCCTGTCCACGTTCAAGCCCTCGGAGCAGATCGTCGGCAACGCCCAGCTGCTGCCCAGCGAGATCACGCTGAGCAACTATCTCGAGGCGTTCGAGGGCATCGCGGGTGTGCCCTTCTGGAAGTTCTTCCAGAACTCGACCATCCTCGCCGTGCTGTCCGTGGTCGGGACCGTCGCCTCCGCCGCGGTGTCCGCCTACGCATTCGCACGGATCGAGTTCCCCGGGCGCCGGGTGTTCTTCGCGATCATGATCGCGACGTTGCTGCTGCCCTTCCACGTGGTGATCATTCCGCAGTACATCGTCTTCAACACCCTGGGGATGGTGAACACCTTCATCCCGCTGGTGGTCGGAAAGTTCCTGGCCACGGAGGCGTTCTTCGTCTTCCTCATGGTCCAGTTCCTGCGCGGACTTCCCCGCGAGCTGGATGAGGCGGCTCGTATCGACGGGGCCGGGCACATGCGGATCTTCGTCTCGATCATGATGCCGTTGCTCAAGCCGGCCGTCGTGACCAGCGCCATCTTCGCCTTCATCTGGTCGTGGAACGACTTCTTCGGGCCGTTGCTCTACCTCAAGGACCCGCAGCTGTTCACCCTGCCGGTCGCCCTGCGGCTGTTCGTCGATCAGCAGACCGGTCAGAACTACGGTGCGCAGATGGCCATGGCCGTGCTGGCCCTGATTCCGGTGTTCATCTTCTTCCTGATCTTCCAGCGCTACCTCGTCGACGGCGTCGCCACGCAGGGCCTGAAGGGATGA
- a CDS encoding phospho-sugar mutase, which produces MSAGDREALLAQVRAWIEDDPDPATVDELRELLAYAEGGGVDESEREHAMAALADRFSGPLTFGTAGLRGRLGAGPRRMNRAVVIRAAAGLAAYLDDALAGAPPRVVIGYDARYGSQAFAEDTAEVVAAAGGHAMLLPQALPTPVLAYAVRELAADAGVMVTASHNPPEDNGYKVYLGGRVVQGAGQGAQIIPPADEQIAACIAAVGSVAEVTGAAAAGEHGGSIETVGAEVVTAYGIRAAGLTDAAVEPEARRRLRIVLTPLHGVGGGLAREVLTAAGFTEVELVAEQAEPDPDFPTVAFPNPEEPGALDLALDRARDSAAQLVLANDPDADRCSVAVPDAAADGGWRQLTGDEVGALLGEQAAILAAGTAPGDGDDAPVLASSIVSSRMLASIAAAHGLGHRSTLTGFKWISRVPGLVYGYEEALGYCVDPEFVRDKDGISAAVRIADLAARLHAGGRSLLDALDDLARTHGVHATAPLTVRVDDLDRIGQTMARLRKDPPTALAGSAVVTAVDLNQGGAPGEPDLPATDGLLYLTEARDRVIVRPSGTEPKLKCYLEVIEAVSGGEPVAQARERAGARLVRLRQDVAAAAGL; this is translated from the coding sequence GTGAGCGCCGGCGATCGAGAGGCACTGCTGGCCCAGGTCCGTGCCTGGATCGAGGACGATCCCGACCCGGCCACCGTGGACGAGCTACGCGAGTTGCTCGCCTACGCCGAGGGCGGGGGCGTGGACGAGTCCGAGCGCGAGCACGCGATGGCCGCGCTCGCGGACCGGTTCTCGGGACCGCTCACCTTCGGTACGGCAGGGCTGCGGGGGCGCCTCGGCGCCGGGCCCCGCCGGATGAACCGTGCCGTGGTGATTCGGGCGGCCGCAGGTCTGGCCGCCTATCTCGACGACGCGCTCGCGGGAGCACCACCGAGGGTGGTCATCGGTTACGACGCCCGCTACGGCTCGCAGGCATTCGCCGAGGACACCGCGGAGGTGGTGGCCGCCGCGGGCGGTCACGCGATGCTGCTGCCGCAGGCGCTGCCGACGCCGGTCCTCGCCTACGCCGTGCGGGAGCTGGCGGCCGATGCCGGGGTGATGGTCACCGCCTCGCACAACCCGCCCGAGGACAACGGGTACAAGGTCTACCTCGGCGGCCGGGTGGTGCAGGGAGCCGGTCAGGGCGCCCAGATCATCCCGCCCGCCGACGAGCAGATCGCCGCGTGCATCGCCGCCGTCGGGTCGGTGGCCGAGGTGACGGGGGCGGCGGCCGCGGGCGAGCACGGCGGATCGATCGAGACCGTCGGGGCCGAGGTGGTGACGGCCTACGGCATCCGTGCGGCGGGCCTGACCGACGCCGCGGTGGAGCCGGAGGCACGCCGGCGGCTACGGATCGTGCTGACGCCGCTGCATGGCGTGGGTGGCGGGCTCGCGCGCGAGGTGCTGACCGCGGCCGGCTTCACCGAGGTCGAGCTCGTGGCGGAGCAGGCCGAGCCGGACCCGGACTTCCCGACGGTGGCCTTCCCCAATCCCGAGGAGCCCGGTGCCCTCGATCTCGCGCTGGACCGCGCCCGCGACAGCGCGGCGCAGCTCGTGCTGGCCAATGACCCCGACGCCGACCGATGCTCGGTCGCGGTCCCCGACGCCGCCGCCGACGGCGGCTGGCGCCAGCTCACCGGTGACGAGGTCGGTGCACTGCTCGGGGAGCAGGCGGCAATCCTCGCCGCGGGGACCGCGCCCGGCGACGGTGACGACGCTCCCGTCCTCGCGAGCTCCATCGTCTCCTCCCGGATGCTGGCCTCGATCGCGGCCGCGCACGGGCTCGGGCATCGCTCGACCCTGACCGGCTTCAAGTGGATCAGCCGCGTGCCCGGTCTGGTCTACGGCTACGAGGAGGCGCTCGGCTACTGCGTGGACCCTGAGTTCGTGAGGGACAAGGACGGGATCAGTGCTGCGGTGCGCATCGCCGACCTCGCGGCCCGCCTGCACGCCGGAGGGCGGAGCCTCCTGGACGCCCTCGACGACCTGGCCCGCACCCACGGGGTGCACGCGACCGCGCCGCTGACGGTCCGGGTGGACGACCTCGACCGGATCGGGCAGACGATGGCGCGGCTACGGAAGGACCCTCCGACGGCACTCGCGGGCTCCGCCGTCGTGACGGCCGTGGATCTGAACCAGGGCGGCGCCCCCGGCGAGCCGGACCTGCCGGCCACGGACGGTCTGCTCTACCTCACCGAGGCACGCGACCGGGTGATCGTCCGGCCGAGCGGGACCGAGCCGAAGCTCAAGTGCTACCTCGAGGTGATCGAAGCGGTCAGCGGCGGCGAGCCCGTGGCACAGGCGCGTGAGCGTGCGGGGGCCAGACTCGTCCGGCTACGCCAGGACGTGGCCGCGGCCGCCGGGCTCTGA
- the ilvA gene encoding threonine ammonia-lyase IlvA encodes MSDPAATVTAAAVREAAQRIQHAVVRTPMPRWERMSELTGATVLLKREDQQSVRSYKVRGAFNLMLRLTGAERARGVVCASAGNHAQGVAKACHELAITGRIFVPRTTPRQKLDRIAGLGGEQVTLVPVGSTFDEASAAARDFAEADGAVQVHPFDDARTIAGQGTVAKELHDQLGRSPDVVVVPVGGGGLIAGMGTYLAEATPRTRVVGVEPGGAASMAAALAAGRPVRLADIDTFVDGAAVRQVGNLPFEIVSALAPAMTSVPEGRLCAEMLALYQTEGIVAEPAGALSLAAVGPAGSGAPVEIQPGQTVVCVLSGGNNDISRYAEVEERALVHAGLRHYFVIDFPQEPGALRRFLDHVLGPEDDISLFEYTKRSNRETGPAFVGLTLGSAQGYHPLRERMDAAGLHYEGIAPDSPLFRFFT; translated from the coding sequence ATGTCCGACCCGGCCGCCACCGTGACCGCCGCTGCCGTACGGGAGGCGGCACAGCGGATCCAGCACGCCGTGGTGCGCACGCCGATGCCCCGGTGGGAGCGGATGAGCGAGCTCACCGGCGCGACCGTGCTCCTCAAGCGGGAGGACCAGCAGAGCGTGCGCTCGTACAAGGTGCGCGGTGCGTTCAACCTGATGCTGCGCCTGACCGGGGCCGAGCGGGCGCGCGGGGTGGTGTGCGCGAGCGCCGGGAACCACGCCCAGGGGGTGGCGAAGGCCTGTCACGAGCTGGCCATCACCGGGCGGATCTTCGTCCCTCGCACCACGCCGAGGCAGAAGCTGGACCGCATCGCCGGGCTGGGTGGTGAGCAGGTGACGCTGGTGCCGGTGGGGTCCACCTTCGACGAGGCCTCCGCGGCCGCCCGGGACTTCGCCGAGGCGGACGGCGCGGTCCAGGTGCACCCCTTCGACGACGCCCGCACGATCGCCGGGCAGGGCACGGTGGCCAAGGAGCTGCACGATCAGCTGGGTCGCTCGCCGGACGTGGTGGTCGTCCCGGTCGGCGGGGGCGGCCTGATCGCCGGGATGGGCACCTACCTGGCCGAGGCCACTCCGCGGACCCGGGTGGTCGGGGTCGAACCGGGCGGAGCCGCGAGCATGGCGGCCGCACTCGCGGCCGGCCGGCCCGTGCGGCTGGCCGACATCGACACCTTCGTCGACGGCGCTGCCGTGCGTCAGGTGGGGAACCTCCCCTTCGAGATCGTCTCCGCCCTCGCGCCGGCGATGACCAGCGTGCCCGAGGGGCGCCTGTGCGCGGAGATGCTCGCGCTCTACCAGACCGAGGGGATCGTCGCCGAGCCCGCGGGGGCGCTGTCCCTGGCCGCGGTGGGGCCGGCCGGCTCGGGGGCGCCGGTCGAGATCCAGCCGGGCCAGACCGTGGTGTGCGTGCTCTCCGGCGGCAACAACGACATCTCCCGGTATGCGGAGGTCGAGGAGCGCGCGCTGGTGCACGCCGGGTTGCGCCACTACTTCGTGATCGACTTCCCGCAGGAGCCGGGTGCCCTGCGCCGCTTCCTGGATCATGTGCTGGGCCCGGAGGACGACATCTCCTTGTTCGAGTACACCAAGCGCTCGAACCGGGAGACCGGTCCGGCGTTCGTGGGTCTGACGCTCGGCTCCGCACAGGGCTACCACCCGCTGCGCGAGCGGATGGACGCCGCCGGGCTCCACTACGAGGGGATCGCTCCCGACTCGCCGCTGTTCCGCTTCTTCACCTGA
- a CDS encoding purine-nucleoside phosphorylase, whose translation MEAARQAAVVIAQRTGVATHDIALVLGSGWGPAADMLGRTVAEVPAEEVPGFTRSGVPGHSGMLRSVQYTDAGGHDRHALVLGARTHFYEGRGVRRVAHGVRTAAAAGAQVVVLTNGCGGLRPEWAPGTPVLISDHLNLTAASPLEGATFVDLTDLYSPRLREIARAVDPGLAEGVYCQFRGPHYETPAEVRMAGRLGGDLVGMSTALEAIAARHAGLEVLGISLVTNLAAGISPEPLSHAEVIEAGQAAAPRISELLAQIVRRAAA comes from the coding sequence ATGGAGGCGGCCCGGCAGGCCGCGGTGGTGATCGCCCAGCGCACCGGCGTCGCCACGCACGACATCGCGCTCGTACTCGGCTCCGGCTGGGGGCCGGCGGCGGACATGCTCGGGCGGACGGTCGCCGAGGTCCCCGCCGAGGAGGTGCCCGGGTTCACCCGCTCGGGCGTGCCCGGTCACTCCGGGATGCTGCGGTCGGTCCAGTACACCGACGCCGGCGGCCACGACCGGCACGCACTGGTCCTGGGAGCGCGCACCCACTTCTACGAGGGCCGCGGGGTGCGACGGGTGGCGCACGGGGTGCGCACCGCCGCCGCCGCGGGGGCCCAGGTGGTGGTGCTGACCAACGGATGCGGCGGCCTGCGCCCGGAGTGGGCGCCCGGCACGCCGGTGCTCATCAGCGACCACCTCAATCTGACGGCGGCATCGCCGCTGGAGGGAGCGACCTTCGTCGATCTCACCGATCTGTACTCGCCGAGGCTGCGCGAGATCGCCCGCGCCGTGGATCCCGGCCTGGCCGAGGGCGTCTACTGCCAGTTCCGCGGCCCGCACTACGAGACGCCGGCCGAGGTGCGCATGGCCGGACGGCTGGGCGGTGATCTGGTGGGGATGTCGACGGCGCTGGAGGCGATCGCGGCACGTCACGCGGGCCTGGAGGTGCTCGGGATCTCGCTCGTGACGAACCTGGCGGCGGGGATCTCCCCCGAGCCGCTCTCGCACGCCGAGGTGATCGAGGCGGGCCAGGCCGCCGCGCCGCGGATCTCCGAGCTGCTCGCCCAGATCGTGCGCCGGGCCGCCGCGTGA
- a CDS encoding mechanosensitive ion channel family protein has protein sequence MDPWLSTLIAIVAAVAGVVLLLLIANAVLLRIGRRVRLLRLAWLKVRRPLSLLLVSIALRIAVAQSLQDSSVRTVAMHVLLIAILLSAVWLVERFVLAWLTHLKDHMIKRMRDDDRARRRVETQMLLIRRIVAVAFTIIAIALVLLTFPGVEQVGATVLASAGLLSVVIGVAAQATLGNVFAGLQLAFTDAIRIGDVVEVDGTWSTIEDITLSYVVVSIWDERHKVLPSTYFTTTPFINWSRTGDTVTGVIYFTLDWRVNLEALRREFERVLEASQLWDRRASSVVVTDSTGDRLTVRALVTSKDSDSDWALRCEVREKLATWLREHNPEALPVQRVILPEQPEPGAPEPVAPGRD, from the coding sequence ATGGATCCCTGGCTCTCCACTCTGATCGCGATCGTTGCCGCCGTCGCAGGCGTCGTCCTGCTGCTGCTCATCGCCAACGCGGTGCTGCTGCGGATCGGCCGGCGGGTGCGGCTGCTGCGCCTTGCCTGGCTGAAGGTGCGCAGGCCGTTGTCCCTGCTGCTGGTCTCGATCGCGCTCCGGATCGCGGTCGCCCAGAGCCTGCAGGATTCCTCGGTGCGCACCGTGGCCATGCACGTCCTGCTGATCGCCATCCTGCTCTCGGCGGTCTGGCTCGTCGAGCGATTCGTCCTCGCGTGGCTGACCCACCTCAAGGACCACATGATCAAGCGGATGCGCGATGACGACCGCGCCCGCCGCCGCGTCGAGACGCAGATGCTGCTGATCCGCCGCATCGTCGCCGTCGCGTTCACGATCATCGCGATCGCGCTGGTGCTGCTGACCTTCCCCGGGGTCGAGCAGGTGGGCGCCACCGTGCTGGCCTCGGCGGGTCTGCTGTCGGTGGTCATCGGTGTCGCCGCGCAGGCGACACTGGGCAATGTGTTCGCGGGTCTGCAGCTGGCGTTCACCGACGCGATCCGTATCGGGGACGTGGTGGAGGTGGATGGCACCTGGAGCACCATCGAGGACATCACGCTCTCCTACGTGGTGGTGAGCATCTGGGACGAGCGCCACAAGGTGCTGCCCTCGACGTACTTCACCACCACGCCCTTCATCAACTGGAGCCGTACCGGTGACACGGTGACGGGCGTCATCTACTTCACCCTGGACTGGCGGGTGAACCTCGAGGCGTTGCGTCGCGAGTTCGAGCGGGTCCTCGAGGCCTCGCAGCTGTGGGATCGCCGGGCGAGCTCGGTCGTGGTCACCGACTCCACCGGGGATCGCCTCACGGTGCGGGCCCTCGTCACCTCCAAGGACTCCGACTCCGACTGGGCGCTGCGATGCGAGGTGCGCGAGAAGCTCGCGACGTGGCTGCGCGAGCACAACCCGGAGGCTCTGCCCGTCCAGCGCGTGATCCTGCCCGAGCAGCCAGAACCCGGCGCCCCGGAGCCGGTGGCTCCCGGTCGCGACTGA
- a CDS encoding carbohydrate ABC transporter permease, translating to MAPVPALRKNRRNWTNIRAGYGFLAPWLLGFTLLTAGPMLASLYLAFTDYNLFSPPEWIGLDNFTRLFSDPNYIKAWQVTAVYVLVGTPVKLIAALAVAMVLNTAFRATGFYRSAFYLPSLVGASVSIAVVWRAMFIDEGPVDNVQGFFGLEAGGWVGDPDRTMPLLILLAAWQFGAPMVIFLAGLKQVPRELLEAASVDGAKPISRFIHITIPMLSPVLFFNLLLETINAFQVFGSAFIISGGTGGPSRSALFYTLYLYFRGFRDFQMGYASAMAWVLVLVIAVVTIIFFRSSRFWVHYAGDEGR from the coding sequence ATGGCTCCGGTGCCGGCGCTCAGGAAGAACCGGCGGAACTGGACCAACATCCGGGCCGGCTACGGCTTCCTCGCCCCCTGGCTGCTGGGGTTCACGCTGCTGACGGCAGGCCCGATGCTGGCGTCGCTGTACCTCGCGTTCACCGACTACAACCTCTTCTCGCCGCCGGAGTGGATCGGACTCGACAACTTCACCCGGTTGTTCTCCGATCCCAACTACATCAAGGCCTGGCAGGTGACGGCGGTCTACGTGCTCGTCGGGACGCCGGTCAAGCTGATCGCCGCGCTCGCGGTCGCGATGGTGCTGAACACGGCGTTCCGGGCGACCGGCTTCTACCGCTCGGCCTTCTACCTTCCCTCGTTGGTCGGTGCGTCGGTCTCCATCGCGGTGGTGTGGCGGGCGATGTTCATCGACGAGGGTCCGGTCGACAACGTCCAGGGCTTCTTCGGCCTCGAGGCGGGCGGCTGGGTCGGTGACCCCGATCGCACGATGCCGCTGCTGATCCTGCTCGCCGCGTGGCAGTTCGGCGCCCCGATGGTCATCTTCCTCGCGGGCCTGAAGCAGGTACCGCGGGAGCTGCTCGAGGCGGCGTCGGTGGACGGGGCGAAGCCGATCAGCCGGTTCATCCACATCACGATCCCGATGCTCTCCCCGGTGCTGTTCTTCAATCTGCTGCTCGAGACGATCAACGCCTTCCAGGTCTTCGGTTCGGCGTTCATCATCTCCGGCGGCACCGGCGGGCCGTCACGTTCGGCACTGTTCTACACGCTGTACCTCTACTTCCGCGGATTCCGCGACTTCCAGATGGGCTACGCCTCGGCCATGGCCTGGGTGCTGGTGCTCGTCATCGCGGTGGTCACGATCATCTTCTTCCGGAGCTCGCGGTTCTGGGTGCACTACGCAGGAGACGAGGGACGATGA
- a CDS encoding Tat pathway signal sequence domain protein: MTNVESTRGEAMSRPSRRVVLQSSLVAGAAATASSVAGPAGAAAAVPRQPQNAPEDVPITWLGGGTPAVTTGSRFGVPWERGALSSVDRLALNTDGGDQVPVQNWPLAFWPDGSVKWSGHAVPANSGLAENLTLSRGRPAAPSSRARARTRPGNRLRNIPETVEVSTGVITLSIPTSGTTVLSSLKRGSREQAASGKLVLLLETPDEGEYAGSSIDSYTGEVSEVTIEQNGPVLVVVKVTGSYVNSDGRKTLPFTLRLELTAGSDAVQATHYFIFDGDQHTDFIRGLGLRWNVPMSDEMHNRHIRFVGEDSGIWGEAVRLLSPLRRDVGGSIKRQQFEGVATAPVSQWPSNVRGGIGDIPLWSDFKLVQLSADAFHIGKRTDADSAWLEHAGHGRRAKGVGWIGGATGGGIAFGMKDFWQRHPTQLDVRGAATDTATVTAWFWSPESPAMDLRNYSDERHGLSLLYEEPGRGFEDEVATPEGVARSNEITLWALAETPSREALVRLGDIVSEPPRLLPTPEYLAAVQPFGRWSLPNRDTPERAAVEDALDEFMEFFHGQVEQRRWYGFWHYGDIMHTYDDTRHEWRYDAGGFAWAQGELGPDQGMWYQFMRTGREDYFRFAEAMTLCVAEGAVHHDGLFAGLGSRHAVVKWGDGAKETRISASQMKRFYYYLTADERVGDYMRYTLRADETQLTVPPLREAFPDPSGDRYIVRFGPDWIAMASNWLTEWERTGNETYRDRIQRGLEDMSAMDLGMFTGNGGSVAFDPADGSLEDVGISQSPSNISLLFGGQQILYELYDVIDSPEFKQELLNFSVARTGTREERIEFYGRDFNAGAFEGSYASMMAFAGAELDNDSYKERAWQTFGRGWALRDPIEITGPDVLRPVEYRYWASSNDFGQRLMGIIQLLALAPDQVRAP; encoded by the coding sequence ATGACGAACGTTGAATCAACGCGTGGCGAGGCGATGAGCCGGCCCAGCAGGCGCGTCGTGCTGCAGTCCTCGCTGGTCGCCGGCGCCGCCGCCACGGCATCGTCGGTGGCCGGCCCGGCCGGTGCTGCGGCGGCCGTCCCGCGCCAGCCCCAGAACGCGCCGGAGGACGTTCCCATCACCTGGCTTGGCGGCGGGACGCCCGCGGTCACCACCGGCTCGCGCTTCGGTGTGCCGTGGGAGCGCGGCGCGCTCTCCTCGGTCGACCGCCTGGCGTTGAACACCGACGGCGGCGACCAGGTCCCTGTCCAGAACTGGCCGCTGGCGTTCTGGCCCGACGGATCGGTGAAGTGGAGCGGTCACGCGGTCCCGGCCAACAGCGGACTGGCCGAGAACCTCACGCTCTCGCGTGGCCGTCCGGCGGCGCCCTCGAGCCGTGCCCGAGCGCGGACCCGCCCGGGTAACCGCCTGCGCAACATCCCGGAGACGGTCGAGGTCAGCACCGGCGTCATCACCCTCTCGATCCCGACCAGCGGCACCACCGTGCTCTCCTCCCTCAAGCGTGGCAGCCGGGAGCAGGCGGCGAGCGGCAAGCTCGTGCTGCTGCTGGAGACCCCGGACGAGGGCGAGTACGCCGGCTCCTCGATCGACAGCTACACCGGCGAGGTGAGCGAGGTGACGATCGAGCAGAACGGTCCGGTGCTCGTCGTCGTCAAGGTGACGGGCAGCTACGTCAACTCCGACGGCCGCAAGACGCTCCCGTTCACCCTCCGGCTGGAACTCACCGCCGGCTCGGATGCCGTGCAGGCGACGCACTACTTCATCTTCGACGGCGACCAGCACACCGACTTCATCCGCGGCCTCGGACTGCGGTGGAACGTGCCGATGTCGGACGAGATGCACAACCGCCACATCCGCTTCGTCGGTGAGGACTCCGGGATCTGGGGCGAGGCCGTACGCCTGCTCTCGCCGCTGCGCCGCGATGTGGGTGGATCCATCAAGCGTCAGCAGTTCGAGGGCGTCGCCACCGCTCCGGTCTCGCAGTGGCCGAGCAACGTGCGCGGCGGCATTGGCGACATCCCGCTGTGGAGCGACTTCAAGCTGGTCCAGCTCTCCGCCGACGCCTTCCACATCGGCAAGCGGACCGACGCCGACAGCGCCTGGCTCGAGCACGCCGGTCATGGCCGTCGCGCCAAGGGCGTGGGCTGGATCGGTGGCGCCACCGGAGGCGGCATCGCCTTCGGGATGAAGGACTTCTGGCAGCGCCACCCCACCCAGCTCGATGTGCGTGGGGCAGCCACCGACACCGCCACGGTCACGGCCTGGTTCTGGTCACCGGAGTCACCGGCGATGGACCTGCGCAACTACTCCGACGAGCGGCACGGTCTGAGCCTGCTCTACGAGGAGCCCGGTCGTGGGTTCGAGGACGAGGTGGCTACGCCCGAGGGTGTGGCCCGCTCGAACGAGATCACTCTGTGGGCCCTGGCCGAGACCCCCAGCCGTGAGGCACTGGTCCGGCTGGGCGACATCGTCAGCGAGCCACCGCGGCTCCTGCCCACCCCGGAGTACCTGGCAGCGGTGCAGCCGTTCGGCCGCTGGTCCCTGCCCAACCGGGACACCCCGGAACGGGCAGCGGTGGAGGATGCGCTGGACGAGTTCATGGAGTTCTTCCACGGTCAGGTGGAGCAGCGACGCTGGTACGGCTTCTGGCACTACGGCGACATCATGCACACCTACGACGACACCCGGCACGAGTGGCGCTACGACGCGGGCGGCTTCGCGTGGGCGCAGGGCGAGCTGGGCCCCGACCAGGGCATGTGGTACCAGTTCATGCGCACCGGCCGCGAGGACTACTTCCGCTTCGCGGAGGCGATGACGCTGTGCGTCGCCGAGGGAGCGGTGCACCATGACGGGCTCTTCGCGGGGCTCGGATCACGCCACGCCGTGGTCAAGTGGGGCGACGGAGCCAAGGAGACGCGGATCAGCGCCTCCCAGATGAAGCGGTTCTACTACTACCTCACCGCCGACGAGCGCGTCGGTGACTACATGCGGTACACCCTGCGGGCCGACGAGACCCAGCTCACCGTCCCGCCGTTGCGCGAGGCGTTCCCGGACCCGTCCGGCGATCGCTACATCGTCCGCTTCGGTCCGGACTGGATCGCGATGGCGAGCAACTGGCTCACCGAGTGGGAGCGCACGGGCAACGAGACCTACCGCGACCGGATCCAGCGTGGTCTGGAGGACATGTCGGCGATGGATCTGGGGATGTTCACCGGCAACGGCGGCTCGGTCGCCTTCGACCCGGCCGACGGCTCCCTCGAGGACGTCGGGATCTCCCAGTCCCCGTCGAACATCTCGCTGCTCTTCGGCGGCCAGCAGATCCTCTACGAGCTCTACGACGTCATCGACAGCCCGGAGTTCAAGCAGGAGCTGCTCAACTTCTCCGTAGCTCGTACGGGGACGAGGGAGGAGCGGATCGAGTTCTACGGCCGCGACTTCAACGCCGGTGCGTTCGAGGGCTCGTACGCCTCGATGATGGCCTTCGCCGGCGCTGAGCTCGACAACGACTCCTACAAGGAGCGTGCCTGGCAGACCTTCGGGCGCGGCTGGGCGCTGCGCGACCCGATCGAGATCACCGGCCCGGACGTGCTGCGGCCGGTGGAGTACCGCTACTGGGCGAGCTCGAACGACTTCGGGCAACGCCTGATGGGGATCATCCAGCTGCTGGCCCTGGCACCCGATCAGGTGCGAGCACCGTAG
- a CDS encoding ABC transporter substrate-binding protein — protein sequence MTSLKKDPRTPSRRRFGVAAFAAASLVALAACSDDGSAEPGGEDAGGEEPGTEEITLNFAFWGDTVRAERYEEAIELFREDYPNVSIETTYSGFGDHFTARNTEAASRSLPDIIQMDLAYMNEYADFGHLVPLDDYIGDVISVDAIDPGLVSTGEVDGSNYGIASASSGQAVYINEPLLDELGVEAPEAPFTWDEWDAFLAEVSAAGESMSPQVYGGIDYASYFWLFQVWLSQQGLSLVDGEQLGFTEADLAEWWSRSVALQESGATLPPDRLAQIEGSDAIGIGEVATDISFDNFLTRFSEGSASPELTMMQPPVSEGSDTTGLFLKPGLMMSIAANSEHPDEAAAFIDFIINDPEVGNIFGMTRGVPASATAQEGIEASGLDQEMLEYASMVSDQLDGTPPPAIQGLGTLEQTFNSIAQEVTYGDVPVDEAAERWFAEAENVLG from the coding sequence ATGACAAGCCTGAAGAAGGACCCACGCACCCCGTCACGCCGCAGATTCGGTGTGGCAGCGTTCGCTGCAGCGTCACTGGTCGCTCTCGCGGCATGTAGCGACGACGGCTCGGCGGAACCCGGTGGCGAGGACGCCGGCGGCGAGGAGCCCGGCACGGAGGAGATCACCCTGAACTTCGCGTTCTGGGGTGATACGGTCCGCGCCGAGCGCTACGAGGAGGCGATCGAGCTCTTCCGGGAGGACTACCCCAACGTCTCCATCGAGACGACCTACTCGGGTTTTGGCGACCACTTCACCGCGCGGAACACGGAGGCGGCCAGCCGCTCGCTGCCCGACATCATCCAGATGGACCTCGCCTACATGAACGAGTACGCCGACTTCGGGCACCTCGTCCCGCTCGACGACTACATCGGTGACGTCATCTCGGTGGACGCCATCGACCCCGGCCTCGTGTCGACGGGTGAGGTCGACGGATCGAACTACGGCATCGCCTCCGCGAGCAGTGGGCAGGCTGTCTACATCAACGAGCCGTTGCTGGACGAGCTCGGGGTCGAGGCCCCGGAGGCGCCCTTCACCTGGGACGAGTGGGATGCCTTCCTGGCCGAGGTGAGCGCGGCGGGTGAGTCGATGTCACCGCAGGTCTACGGCGGGATCGACTACGCCTCCTACTTCTGGCTGTTCCAGGTCTGGCTCAGCCAGCAGGGGCTCTCCCTCGTCGACGGCGAACAGTTGGGCTTCACCGAGGCCGATCTCGCCGAGTGGTGGTCACGCAGCGTCGCCCTGCAGGAGTCGGGAGCGACTCTCCCCCCGGACCGGCTCGCCCAGATCGAGGGCTCGGACGCCATCGGCATCGGAGAAGTCGCCACCGACATCAGCTTCGACAACTTCCTGACCCGCTTCAGTGAGGGGAGCGCCTCGCCGGAACTCACCATGATGCAGCCGCCGGTCAGCGAAGGCTCGGACACCACCGGGCTCTTCCTGAAGCCGGGTCTGATGATGTCGATCGCTGCCAACTCCGAGCACCCCGACGAAGCCGCGGCATTCATCGACTTCATCATCAACGACCCCGAGGTGGGCAACATCTTCGGGATGACCCGCGGCGTGCCGGCCTCCGCGACGGCGCAGGAAGGGATCGAGGCCTCCGGCCTCGACCAGGAGATGCTCGAGTACGCGAGCATGGTCTCCGACCAGCTGGACGGGACCCCGCCGCCGGCCATCCAGGGGCTGGGCACCCTCGAGCAGACGTTCAACTCGATCGCCCAGGAGGTCACCTATGGTGACGTCCCCGTCGATGAGGCCGCCGAGCGTTGGTTCGCGGAAGCGGAGAACGTCCTCGGATGA